The Armatimonadota bacterium DNA window CGACGAACGGAAGGCCGTTCACAAAGAGAATAATGTCCGGACGGCGATTTCTTTCGGTTGCCGGGAGGTGATCCCCTCCGATGTTCTGTCTCTCGATGATGGTGAACTGGTTGACCGCGATGAGGTCGTTCTCTTCTGGCGATTCCCAGTCAACCAAGACGACGTTCGCCGTTGCATCTTTACCGTCAGCGTCACGATAGGGGACCCTCACAGAGTCCGAGAGCATTCGATGGAAGTTCCGGTTGCTGGTGATGAGGTCAGGGGAGTCTGGTCGAGTTACGATTCGGAACGCCTCATCAAGGACCGCTTGCGAAACTCCCGGATTCAGGCGTCGGAGAGCTTCGCGGAGTCTTCCGGATAGAAAGACGGTGGAGAACTCATCGCGCTCGGCGGCGGGCTTCTCCGGCTCAATATCAGGCCCGAAAACATGCTTCCACCCAAGTTCACCGAGCCACTGGAGGTGAAGCTCTTCGAGCTCCTGCTCTGACAGCCTGCTCATTGCTTTTCACCCGAAGTCTTAGAGTAAGGTGAACAGGGTATCCCAACTGCTTGATAGGCCACATCAAAGGCGGGAGCCAAGAGTTGTCTTACGACCTTCTTGTCCATACATCCTGAAGTATCTTGTAGCTCAATTTCGGGAAGCAGAAGAATATCTCGGTCGATCGGCTCCTCGTTACTCTTTCGCCCCATGTACAAAGTTCGCCCATGACACCCGGTAAGGCTCAAAGAAATGATGATGTTCCGACTAAGGCCAATCCTAGATAGAAATGTTAAGCATCCCAAAACATAGTCAATAGTTTGATTCTCCCAGTGTTCCGCTGCAATTGTTCCACCGGGTCCGTTTGTGTTCCCAACTTCAGTGACGCCTTCAAATACCCCATTCCGAAAAAGTTGTGAATAAGAGGTCTTGCGGCGATCGGGCATCACGGTTGACAGAATTCCGTCGAAGTTCAGTTTGGGCAATGCTCCTCCTTCGAAAGCAAATGGCAGGGCTCCTCGCAACCCCGAGGCTGTGACATCAATGAAAGCAGATTCAGTGAATGATTCAAGAGGTATAACGTGAACCACAGCCATGCCCGTTGTAACGTTTCGAATCTGACCTTGACCGACAGAGATCAGTCCGACCCGTTCAGCTCTCCACCTCTTTATCCGTTCTGTAAGAGAATCAGCAACCTGGAACGCTTGACGAATCTCTCGCGAATCCATAGGCTCTGCCTTTGAGGAAGTTCTCAGATAGAAATAGCTTTGTTCGCTAATCCTAACCCTGTGCGGACCTATCCAGCTACGCGGAATATCCAGAACGATGACACGTCCGTGTGGGAATCCTTCTACTCCGTAAATGTTCACAGAGTTGAGTGGCGGATCACAATTGTCCCGGAGCTTGTTTTCATACTTCTGCTTAAACTGATCGAGGGAAACATCCACGCCATCGGCGGAGGTTGCTGACACAATTCCATCCTCGCTCCTTTGCTCTGATATCCCGATTATTAGGAGGCCGCCTTGACTATTCGCAAAAGCAGTCACGTCCTTGAGAAACTCTTTAGTACCATCTTTGGAATCCGAATACATGGCCGATTTAAACTCGAGCGTTTTGGACTCATCGGCGTTTCCCGCCACAAGCAGGTCAATTTCCGCTTTTGTTAGCTTGCTCATTCTCCCGCCTCCGAGAATTCGAGTTTCCTGCGTAGGCTTCGCAGGTGGTGAAGTTGATCGAAAGCGTTGAACTCGTGGCAAAGTCGACCAACCACGACCGCAGGTGCGACTTCCTGAGTTGCGGCGAAGGATGTCACCGAATCTCGCGAGAAGTCTTGATCAGACACGAATCTTGTCCACGCTTCTATCGGGATCAATGAATCCCGGGAGAATTCGTCGGCTTCAGTCTCCTGCTGTGAAGTGGTTCCGAGCCCCTCGATAAAGGTCGCCGTCTTCTCGTGGAGAAGAATGTGCCCTATCTCATGGAAGAGGGTGAACCAAAAGATGTCCTCGTACGCGCCTCGGACGCTGAGCAGAACAACGGGCCGGGAACGATGCCAGAAAGTCGCCCCATTAGCGTAGGTCTTCGGTAGGTGTGGGGCTGCGACAAAGGCGATTCCACACGAACCCAGAATCTCTCGGATCGCTTCGACAATGTCCCCGCCTCCGCGAGTCACCCTCCGCAGTTCTGCCAAACATGACCGTGTCCGAGCCTTGTCGTACTCAGGAAGGTCCATCCTTTCCGCTTCACGCTCTCCCATCCGAAGCCATGCCGCCAGGGCATAAGGACAGGGTTCCTTCTTGCGATCCTTTCGAAAAGCAGGGGCGTACGCGGTCGCTACCGCGTCCAGCTTTGCAACGTTGAAGAAACCACAGAGCTCTCCAACCCGCTCGGACTGATCTCGGGTCTTGGCCACCGCACCAACCTTCACCAGGTCGTTGTACGGAAAGTTGGCGGCGAGGGTGATCTGTTCGGCCATCCGGGCGGCACGTTGCCGAGCTTGGAGGCCGTAGCGATAGGTCGTCTCCAGGTTCAGCCAAACATGAGCGGGTGTTCCGAGAACGGCCTCCAGGTCAAAGGCGGTCTCCTCGGTGATCTCCTTCTTGGCGTTGACGATCTCGCTCACGAGCTGGTCCGGTCGACCCATCCGCTCGGCAAGTTCGCCCTGGGTCATGTTCAATGCGTCCAGGGCCTCCCGAACGTAAAACCCCGGAGCCACCAGATAATCTGAAATCAAAGGCTTAGTCGCCATAGTGGTTGCTCACCTCCTCAATCACGGCTCCCTTTCCGTCCGCGTCGGGCCAATACTCCAATCTCCATCGGTCATGCAAAGTGAAGGCCCGCAAGCCCGCTCTCGGCCCTTTAAGGTCGTGGTCGCGGTAATGCGGAAAGGACTTCCCGAACTCCGAGACGTCGTTGACAGCTTGAAGCGCATTTACACGCTCGATATACTTCTTCGCCACCACATCACCCCAAAGCTTCGTTCCGGCTTTGAGCTCCAGAAAAGCCTTCTCCAGCTTCTTGTTGGCAAACCGGATCGTAATCAAGAGGTCATCCCATTATACACCTTCACCCTAAGGGTGAAAAGGCTATCGCGTGCCAGTTCGGTGCGGCAGCTAACCGTCCGCGGCTTTGGAGGCGGGTTAGAGTTCTGCTTCGCAGACCCACTCAGTGGGTAATTTGGTGGCTCGTGCCTCCTATGCTTTCGCCTAAAACGCCGGATATGATTTCATACTCTTTGTGGTTGCTTATTTCTTTCTCTCGGGAGGGGGCGGCGGATGTGGAGGAGGCGGAGTAACCGGGCGTGAGGGCGCGGGGCCTGTAGATTCGCGGTTTGGGCCGGGGCTTTGACCAGTCCGAACGTTCGGCTTATCCTTGCTCATTTCTTGCTGCCTCTATTGTTGCCGCTGTTGGGAGGAGGTGGAGGAGGAGTCACCGGACGGCTCGGAGCTGAGTTCGTTGCTCCCGGTTGACCGGCGCCGGAGGGCGTTATAGGCCTTGATTGGGCTCCAGCTAAGTCCTGATCACTTTTGCTCATTGCTGTTCGCTCCTTGACCGTCAGTCCTCTGGATAGTTGAAGTTGCCTGGGCCGCGTCGCTTGGCGGCGTGACTGGACGGTCAGACGCCCCAATGTTTCTTGTGATCTCCGGCAAATTAACATGTTTAGCGGGCTTGTCGTCGCTTGTCGCCATTACTGCTTCTTGTCTCCCGAGTTGTCTTGCGTAGACGAGTTTCCGCTTGCGGGTTGTGAAGGCGGTGGGGTCACCGGACGGTTGCTTGAGCCAAAGCTTCTAGTGGTATCCGGGGTTCCCGAGGTCGTGTTTGTCGTTGGTTGGTCGTCGCTCACATTTGCTCCTTTAGTGGGGTTAGTGGCAGTAGGGATAAGTTGCATCAAGGCAACCCCGAGGGTCAATACCCCTAGCAAAATAAGGACGATGCTTGCGGGGTTTAGGAATCGATCAAGCCACAAGTTGTATTTATTGCCACGATCATTGAGTCTCCTTGCTTCCCACATGTTGCGTCGGTCATCGTCTAGCAAGTTGGTAGCTCTCTGAAATGAGAGGTTTGCAACGTAAACGGCGGTCAACGAAAAGATCAGCGCGAAGGTCAAAAGACTCCAAGACACAAACACCCAGAATAGGGCCTCTTTCGTGGCGCGGGGGAGCAATTCTTTCAAGAGAGTCGCGGAGACAGCAATCGCGCCACCCGCAATGTACGTTCGCGACTTGTCAAAGAGGTCGCCAAGCTCGTTTCGTCGCTTGACAAGGGCGGAACGCTCTTCAATGTAGATTTTCTCGTCGGCGAGGGCGTTTGCGTCAGGAACGTGCGAAGTGGGATGTTCTACCCCGGCTTCTGAATGCTCAGGGGGTGCTGCTACAACCTTGGCTGCAGCCGCCTCTACACCTTGAGGTTTGGCTTCTTCAGCTTTCGTCTTTCTACGCATTTTCGGCCCCTGCGCATAGCGATCCTGACAGAAGACGCGGTAGCAAGTAGTCTCTTGTCTCTGCCAAAGTGCTAGATTCCCGTT harbors:
- a CDS encoding ATP-binding protein yields the protein MSKLTKAEIDLLVAGNADESKTLEFKSAMYSDSKDGTKEFLKDVTAFANSQGGLLIIGISEQRSEDGIVSATSADGVDVSLDQFKQKYENKLRDNCDPPLNSVNIYGVEGFPHGRVIVLDIPRSWIGPHRVRISEQSYFYLRTSSKAEPMDSREIRQAFQVADSLTERIKRWRAERVGLISVGQGQIRNVTTGMAVVHVIPLESFTESAFIDVTASGLRGALPFAFEGGALPKLNFDGILSTVMPDRRKTSYSQLFRNGVFEGVTEVGNTNGPGGTIAAEHWENQTIDYVLGCLTFLSRIGLSRNIIISLSLTGCHGRTLYMGRKSNEEPIDRDILLLPEIELQDTSGCMDKKVVRQLLAPAFDVAYQAVGIPCSPYSKTSGEKQ
- a CDS encoding HigA family addiction module antidote protein encodes the protein MATKPLISDYLVAPGFYVREALDALNMTQGELAERMGRPDQLVSEIVNAKKEITEETAFDLEAVLGTPAHVWLNLETTYRYGLQARQRAARMAEQITLAANFPYNDLVKVGAVAKTRDQSERVGELCGFFNVAKLDAVATAYAPAFRKDRKKEPCPYALAAWLRMGEREAERMDLPEYDKARTRSCLAELRRVTRGGGDIVEAIREILGSCGIAFVAAPHLPKTYANGATFWHRSRPVVLLSVRGAYEDIFWFTLFHEIGHILLHEKTATFIEGLGTTSQQETEADEFSRDSLIPIEAWTRFVSDQDFSRDSVTSFAATQEVAPAVVVGRLCHEFNAFDQLHHLRSLRRKLEFSEAGE
- a CDS encoding plasmid maintenance system killer, with translation MITIRFANKKLEKAFLELKAGTKLWGDVVAKKYIERVNALQAVNDVSEFGKSFPHYRDHDLKGPRAGLRAFTLHDRWRLEYWPDADGKGAVIEEVSNHYGD